In Bacteroides coprosuis DSM 18011, the following are encoded in one genomic region:
- a CDS encoding Type II site-specific deoxyribonuclease (InterPro IPR019062~KEGG: bfs:BF2077 putative type II restriction enzyme~PFAM: Restriction endonuclease, type II, HpaII~PRIAM: Type II site-specific deoxyribonuclease~SPTR: Type II restriction enzyme HpaII;~IMG reference gene:2504106847~PFAM: HpaII restriction endonuclease) yields MAFKANKSEWSELYVFLRLLTDGKLYLGNHRGEKSERSFWPISVIEREEHDGPRRYYIEEDKVRVEGKEDYIKLHRVALAVMADKVLDLIKSNNEEEIECPEDIEKFLDTAKILYLEPETQDRTDLKISFWSPHKIPTGFIIQSKLAPMRPLLDGGRSANLKLELTGARKFAQPEIENINALETNETVRDRMLLIQEMDGVLRYSDVADRVFRCNLSMIDLHFARILAEMVRTFHVEGKSRVYEVMNLIKKENPIKIKEDLIQKHRFYEYKMKQFLMAATCGMRPAKIFNGEDSAVEGMLVVGSEGQIIGYHKDERKAFEDFLYLNTRFIKGSQEKDKYGFLEREHGTYFFKLNVKIGLTKR; encoded by the coding sequence ATGGCATTTAAAGCGAATAAATCAGAGTGGAGTGAATTGTATGTTTTCCTGAGACTGCTTACAGATGGCAAACTCTACTTAGGAAATCACAGAGGAGAGAAGAGTGAACGCTCTTTCTGGCCTATAAGTGTGATAGAACGTGAGGAACACGATGGTCCACGGAGGTATTATATAGAAGAAGATAAGGTTCGTGTTGAAGGGAAGGAAGATTATATTAAACTGCATCGTGTAGCTTTGGCCGTAATGGCAGATAAGGTACTCGATTTAATAAAATCGAATAATGAAGAGGAGATAGAATGTCCCGAAGATATTGAAAAGTTCTTGGATACTGCTAAGATTTTGTATCTCGAGCCTGAAACGCAAGATCGTACTGATTTAAAAATCAGCTTTTGGTCTCCTCACAAAATCCCTACTGGCTTTATAATTCAGTCCAAATTGGCTCCCATGCGTCCTTTATTAGACGGAGGAAGATCGGCTAATCTAAAATTGGAATTAACAGGTGCTCGCAAATTTGCTCAACCAGAGATAGAAAATATTAATGCTCTTGAAACCAATGAAACGGTAAGAGACCGTATGTTATTAATTCAGGAGATGGATGGAGTATTAAGGTATTCCGATGTTGCCGACAGAGTATTCCGCTGCAATCTGAGTATGATTGATCTTCACTTTGCTCGTATATTGGCAGAGATGGTGCGTACATTTCATGTAGAAGGTAAGTCAAGGGTTTATGAAGTAATGAATCTAATAAAAAAAGAAAACCCCATAAAAATCAAAGAAGACCTTATTCAGAAGCATCGCTTTTATGAATACAAGATGAAGCAGTTTCTTATGGCTGCAACTTGTGGTATGCGTCCTGCTAAAATATTCAATGGAGAAGATTCAGCGGTAGAAGGAATGCTTGTAGTTGGTAGTGAGGGACAGATTATTGGATATCACAAAGATGAGCGTAAAGCTTTTGAGGATTTTCTATATCTGAATACCCGTTTCATCAAAGGATCTCAAGAAAAAGATAAATATGGCTTTTTAGAAAGAGAACACGGTACCTATTTCTTTAAACTAAATGTAAAGATTGGTCTAACGAAGAGGTAA
- a CDS encoding Glyoxylate reductase (COGs: COG1052 Lactate dehydrogenase and related dehydrogenase~InterPro IPR006139:IPR006140~KEGG: bfs:BF1944 glycerate dehydrogenase~PFAM: D-isomer specific 2-hydroxyacid dehydrogenase, NAD-binding; D-isomer specific 2-hydroxyacid dehydrogenase, catalytic domain~PRIAM: Glyoxylate reductase~SPTR: Glycerate dehydrogenase;~IMG reference gene:2504106848~PFAM: D-isomer specific 2-hydroxyacid dehydrogenase, NAD binding domain; D-isomer specific 2-hydroxyacid dehydrogenase, catalytic domain) — MKIVILDGYAANPGDLEWDGLEQLGDCTLYDRTSRDQVLERCKDANIVLTNKVPFKRETIEALPNLKYIGVMATGYNIIDTEAAKEKGIVVTNIPSYSTNSVAQMVFAHILNITLHVQKHSDEVHQGRWSKNADFCFWDSPLLELHGRTIGIIGLGSIGQAVARIAFGFGMKVIAYTSKTQLQLPHEIQKVELDELFEQADIVTLHCPLTDETRNMVDKRRLELMQPTSIIINTSRGPLINEADLAEALKNKTIYAAGIDVMSQEPPKADNPLLGVENCYITPHIAWASFAARTRLMKILINNVKAFMEGKPENQVNK; from the coding sequence ATGAAAATTGTAATTTTAGATGGTTACGCAGCCAACCCAGGCGATTTAGAATGGGATGGATTAGAACAACTTGGTGATTGTACCTTGTATGATAGAACTAGTAGAGATCAAGTATTAGAAAGATGTAAAGACGCAAATATCGTTCTCACAAATAAAGTCCCATTTAAGAGAGAGACAATTGAGGCATTACCCAACTTAAAATATATTGGTGTCATGGCTACAGGCTATAATATCATAGATACAGAAGCTGCAAAAGAAAAAGGTATTGTTGTAACAAACATCCCTTCATACAGCACAAACTCTGTAGCTCAAATGGTATTTGCTCATATTCTAAACATCACTCTACATGTACAAAAACATTCGGATGAAGTGCATCAAGGCAGATGGAGTAAAAATGCAGACTTCTGCTTCTGGGATTCTCCTTTGTTAGAGTTACACGGTAGAACCATCGGTATTATAGGATTAGGTAGCATTGGACAAGCAGTAGCTCGTATTGCTTTTGGATTTGGTATGAAAGTTATAGCATACACTTCTAAAACCCAATTACAGCTTCCACACGAAATACAGAAAGTAGAGCTAGATGAATTATTTGAACAAGCAGATATTGTAACACTACATTGTCCGCTAACAGATGAAACCCGCAATATGGTTGACAAAAGAAGATTAGAGCTTATGCAGCCTACTTCAATCATTATCAACACAAGCCGTGGACCTCTAATTAATGAGGCTGATTTAGCTGAAGCTCTTAAAAATAAGACCATTTATGCCGCAGGTATAGACGTAATGTCGCAAGAACCTCCTAAGGCAGACAACCCTCTTTTAGGTGTAGAAAACTGCTATATAACTCCTCATATTGCTTGGGCTAGTTTCGCAGCAAGAACAAGACTCATGAAAATTTTAATTAATAATGTAAAAGCTTTCATGGAAGGTAAACCAGAAAATCAAGTAAACAAATAA
- a CDS encoding AAA ATPase central domain protein (COGs: COG2256 ATPase related to the helicase subunit of the Holliday junction resolvase~InterPro IPR003593:IPR003959~KEGG: bth:BT_1205 recombination factor protein RarA~PFAM: ATPase, AAA-type, core~SMART: ATPase, AAA+ type, core~SPTR: ATPase, AAA family;~IMG reference gene:2504106849~PFAM: MgsA AAA+ ATPase C terminal; ATPase family associated with various cellular activities (AAA)) — MQPLAERLRPTSLDNYIGQQHLVGPNAPLRKMIEGGRISSFILWGPPGVGKTTLAKIISHQLDVPFYTLSAVTSGVKDVREIIQKAKSNRFFNQASPILFIDEIHRFSKSQQDSLLGAVEQGVVTLIGATTENPSFEVIRPLLSRSQLYVLKSLGKEDLIQLLHRAIETDFILKEKKIELKETDAMLRYSGGDARKLLNILELIATSSNIEPIVITDDLVTNSLQQNPLAYDKGGELHYDIISAFIKSIRGSDPDGAIYWLARMVEGGEDPKFIARRLVISASEDIGLANPNALLMANSCFDAVQKIGWPEGRIPLAQATIYLATSPKSNSAYAAINDAIAVVRESGNLPVPLHLRNAPTKLMKELGYGEDYKYAHSYENNFVKQTYLPDEIKNKRIWHPQNNSAEKRHSDLLNKLWGDKYSK, encoded by the coding sequence ATGCAACCATTAGCAGAAAGATTAAGACCAACCAGTTTAGACAATTATATAGGGCAGCAACACTTAGTTGGACCCAATGCACCTCTTCGTAAAATGATAGAAGGGGGTAGAATTTCATCATTTATATTGTGGGGACCTCCAGGGGTGGGTAAAACCACATTAGCAAAAATAATTTCGCACCAATTAGATGTTCCTTTTTACACACTAAGTGCTGTAACTTCTGGAGTAAAAGATGTACGAGAAATTATTCAAAAGGCAAAAAGTAACCGCTTTTTCAACCAAGCAAGCCCCATCCTATTTATTGATGAAATACATAGATTTAGTAAATCCCAACAAGATTCATTATTAGGCGCAGTGGAGCAAGGTGTAGTAACTCTTATCGGTGCTACAACCGAGAACCCTTCTTTTGAAGTAATACGACCATTACTTTCTCGTAGCCAACTTTATGTGTTAAAATCTCTGGGTAAAGAAGATTTAATCCAACTTCTACATAGAGCGATTGAAACAGATTTCATTCTAAAAGAAAAGAAGATTGAGTTAAAAGAAACAGATGCTATGCTCCGTTATTCAGGAGGTGATGCAAGAAAACTACTCAATATTTTAGAACTAATTGCTACCTCCAGCAATATTGAACCCATAGTAATAACAGATGATTTAGTAACAAACTCCTTACAGCAAAATCCATTAGCTTATGATAAGGGTGGAGAGTTACACTATGATATCATATCTGCATTTATTAAATCGATAAGAGGTAGTGACCCTGATGGAGCTATTTATTGGTTGGCCCGAATGGTTGAAGGAGGCGAAGATCCCAAGTTTATTGCTCGAAGATTGGTTATATCTGCCTCAGAAGACATTGGATTGGCAAATCCAAACGCCTTACTTATGGCTAATAGCTGCTTTGATGCAGTTCAAAAGATTGGGTGGCCCGAAGGAAGAATACCTTTAGCACAAGCCACTATATACTTAGCTACAAGTCCGAAAAGCAATTCGGCGTATGCTGCAATAAACGATGCAATAGCAGTAGTTAGAGAATCGGGAAATCTTCCAGTGCCTCTACACTTGCGCAATGCTCCAACAAAACTAATGAAAGAATTAGGGTATGGTGAAGACTACAAATATGCACACAGCTATGAAAACAACTTTGTAAAACAGACCTACCTACCCGATGAAATAAAGAATAAACGTATTTGGCATCCTCAAAATAATAGTGCTGAAAAAAGACATAGTGATTTATTGAACAAACTTTGGGGTGACAAGTATTCGAAGTAA
- a CDS encoding hypothetical protein (KEGG: bfs:BF1947 hypothetical protein~SPTR: Putative outer membrane protein;~IMG reference gene:2504106850) — translation MNYNIKTIERTILFLTFLVISFSLKAQQINGIVSDAETKEPLGYISVYYEGTTIGTRTNFDGKFSIPYRTGKTEITFSAIGYKTQVIKIDSKTRNVNVKMSSDKVLLDEVVIKPKRERYKRKNNPAVDLMRKVIDNKKEFKLEENDFYQYNKYQKMKTSLNDLTEEKLGKGIYKGLNFQKDQLEKSEVTGGYILPVSIQETASQVVYRKSPKSQKTYIKGETSTGIEEFFSTGDMLGKVLADVFADVNIYENNLELLHRRFVSPIGTNAISFYKFYIMDTVRIDNDSCIHLSFVPQNVQDFGFTGHIYILNDSSYAVRRCRMNLPKQTGVNWVNNMDIEQEFVKLDNGSWVLKNDIMTVDLSLVDFIQGVQIERTTKYNDYSFNEIPDKQFKPKALVIKERNAYNKDPEYWAEVRQVPLTETEGSMDDFMERLAQAPAFKYILFATKILFENYVETTKKGNPSKIDLGPINTFVSGNYVDGTRLRFGGTTTAHLNPHLFLSGYGAYGFRDKRWKYSGEITYSFLKAENFPWEFPMHNISFAYRSEVESPMDKFLDTDKDNVFVSMKAFPVDLMSYVREGTFTYKYETYGGLSVNLFAKRKNEKPTGLLEFRRNNEGKDFVRDIATSELGFKLRFSPGESYINTKQRRKPVNKNAPIFTLAHTTGFKGVMQSDYKSNITEVSIWNRFWLSSWGKLDLTFKAGAQWNTVPFPLLIVPSANLSYIAQNDETFNLMRNMEFLNDRYASLSVIYDMNGKLFNRIPLFNKLKWREIFKVKAMYGHLTDKNNPFLSKNPDLFLFPTRNGEQSAFVMDKKTPYVEASIGIYNIFKFLQVEYVRRLTYLDNPGASKHGIRVMVNMGF, via the coding sequence ATGAACTACAATATAAAGACTATAGAAAGAACAATCTTGTTCTTAACATTCTTAGTCATCAGCTTTTCTTTAAAAGCACAACAAATAAACGGCATAGTTTCTGATGCTGAAACAAAAGAGCCATTAGGCTATATATCTGTTTATTACGAGGGTACAACAATAGGTACTAGGACTAATTTTGATGGTAAATTCAGCATTCCATATCGAACAGGAAAGACCGAAATAACATTTTCTGCCATAGGCTACAAAACTCAAGTAATCAAAATAGATTCTAAAACGAGGAACGTAAATGTAAAAATGTCTTCTGACAAAGTTTTACTTGATGAGGTAGTTATCAAACCCAAGAGAGAGCGCTACAAAAGGAAAAACAACCCAGCTGTTGATCTGATGCGTAAGGTTATTGATAACAAGAAAGAATTTAAACTAGAAGAAAACGATTTCTACCAATACAACAAGTACCAAAAGATGAAAACTTCTCTCAATGACTTAACCGAAGAGAAGCTTGGAAAAGGTATATATAAAGGACTAAACTTTCAAAAAGACCAACTAGAGAAATCGGAAGTAACAGGTGGATATATCTTGCCCGTATCTATACAAGAAACAGCCTCACAAGTTGTTTATCGAAAATCACCTAAAAGTCAAAAAACTTATATTAAAGGAGAAACATCTACGGGTATAGAAGAGTTTTTCTCTACTGGCGATATGCTTGGTAAAGTTCTTGCTGATGTGTTTGCAGATGTAAACATCTATGAAAACAATCTAGAACTTTTACACAGACGCTTTGTGAGTCCCATTGGTACTAATGCAATATCATTCTATAAATTTTATATTATGGATACAGTTCGTATAGACAACGACAGCTGTATTCACTTATCCTTTGTACCCCAGAACGTTCAAGACTTTGGGTTTACAGGTCACATCTATATCCTCAACGACTCTTCTTATGCCGTTAGAAGATGTAGAATGAATCTACCCAAACAAACTGGAGTAAACTGGGTTAACAATATGGATATTGAACAAGAATTTGTGAAGCTAGACAATGGCAGTTGGGTTCTAAAAAATGATATTATGACTGTCGATTTATCATTGGTAGACTTTATTCAAGGTGTTCAAATAGAAAGGACAACCAAATACAACGACTATAGTTTCAATGAAATTCCAGACAAACAATTCAAACCAAAAGCATTGGTTATAAAAGAACGAAATGCATACAACAAAGATCCCGAATATTGGGCAGAGGTACGACAAGTTCCATTAACTGAAACTGAAGGATCAATGGATGACTTTATGGAAAGGTTAGCACAAGCTCCAGCCTTTAAATACATTCTTTTTGCCACTAAGATCCTTTTTGAAAATTATGTAGAAACCACAAAAAAGGGAAACCCTAGTAAAATAGACCTTGGTCCTATCAACACCTTTGTATCTGGGAACTATGTAGATGGAACACGCCTTCGCTTTGGAGGTACAACCACAGCTCACCTCAACCCTCATCTTTTCTTGAGTGGATATGGGGCTTATGGCTTTAGAGATAAGAGATGGAAATACTCTGGAGAAATTACTTACTCCTTCTTGAAAGCTGAAAATTTCCCATGGGAATTCCCTATGCACAACATAAGTTTTGCCTATCGCAGTGAAGTGGAATCGCCTATGGATAAATTCTTGGATACGGATAAGGATAACGTCTTTGTCTCTATGAAAGCTTTTCCCGTAGATTTAATGTCGTATGTAAGGGAGGGTACATTTACATATAAGTACGAAACTTATGGGGGATTGTCTGTTAATTTATTCGCAAAGAGAAAAAATGAAAAGCCTACTGGATTATTAGAATTCAGACGAAATAATGAAGGCAAAGACTTTGTAAGAGACATTGCAACAAGTGAGTTAGGCTTTAAACTCCGTTTCTCTCCAGGTGAAAGCTACATTAATACAAAACAAAGAAGAAAACCAGTCAATAAAAATGCTCCCATCTTCACTCTGGCTCATACTACGGGCTTTAAGGGAGTTATGCAGAGTGATTACAAATCAAACATTACAGAGGTTAGCATTTGGAATCGCTTCTGGCTATCCTCATGGGGTAAGCTCGATTTAACCTTTAAAGCAGGGGCACAATGGAATACAGTACCATTCCCTCTATTAATTGTTCCTTCGGCTAACTTATCTTATATTGCTCAGAATGATGAGACATTCAATTTAATGAGGAACATGGAGTTTTTAAACGACAGATATGCCTCTTTGTCGGTTATTTATGATATGAATGGAAAACTCTTCAACAGAATACCACTCTTTAATAAGTTAAAGTGGAGAGAAATATTTAAGGTTAAAGCGATGTATGGACATCTTACAGATAAAAACAATCCTTTCCTTAGCAAGAACCCCGATTTATTCTTGTTTCCTACAAGAAATGGAGAGCAATCAGCTTTTGTAATGGATAAAAAAACACCATATGTCGAGGCAAGTATAGGAATTTATAATATCTTTAAATTTCTACAAGTTGAATACGTAAGACGATTAACCTACTTAGACAATCCAGGAGCAAGTAAGCATGGAATAAGGGTTATGGTCAATATGGGATTTTAG
- a CDS encoding thiol peroxidase (COGs: COG2077 Peroxiredoxin~HAMAP: Putative thiol peroxidase Tpx~InterPro IPR002065:IPR013740~KEGG: bfs:BF2777 putative thiol peroxidase~PFAM: Redoxin~SPTR: Thiol peroxidase;~IMG reference gene:2504106851~PFAM: Redoxin) translates to MTTKFKGEPVNLIGEFVKVGSKAPNFELVKSDLSSLSLDSLKGKKVLLNIFPSLDTAVCATSVRKFNEKAASLDNTVVLAISKDLPFAQSRFCTTEGIKNVIPLSDFRYSKFEESYGLRMANGPLAGLLARAVVVIGEDGVVKYTELVPEITQEPDYDKALASL, encoded by the coding sequence ATGACTACTAAATTTAAAGGTGAACCAGTAAATCTAATTGGTGAGTTTGTAAAAGTAGGCTCTAAGGCTCCAAACTTTGAGCTTGTAAAATCAGATTTATCCTCTTTGTCGCTTGACTCTCTTAAAGGTAAAAAGGTTCTATTAAATATTTTCCCTAGCTTAGATACTGCTGTTTGTGCTACCTCTGTACGTAAGTTCAACGAGAAAGCTGCTAGTTTAGATAATACAGTTGTTCTAGCTATTTCTAAAGATCTTCCATTTGCTCAGTCTCGTTTCTGTACAACAGAAGGTATCAAGAATGTTATTCCATTGTCAGACTTTAGATATTCAAAGTTTGAAGAATCTTATGGCCTTCGTATGGCTAATGGTCCTTTGGCTGGCCTTTTAGCTCGTGCGGTAGTGGTTATCGGTGAAGATGGTGTTGTGAAATATACAGAGTTGGTTCCCGAAATTACACAAGAACCAGATTATGATAAAGCATTAGCTTCTCTTTAA
- a CDS encoding hypothetical protein (COGs: COG0586 membrane-associated protein~InterPro IPR015414~KEGG: bfs:BF2775 hypothetical protein~PFAM: SNARE associated Golgi protein~SPTR: Putative alkaline phosphatase;~IMG reference gene:2504106852~PFAM: SNARE associated Golgi protein) has protein sequence MESVAFIQWCLEHLNYWTITLLMAIESSFLPFPSEVVVPPAAYKAAVSNELNIFLVVIFATIGANIGALINYYLAKFLGRPIIYKFANSRFGHMCLINEEKVQNAEVYFDKHGAMSTFIGRLIPAVRQLISIPAGLARMKLSTFLLYTTLGAGLWNGILAAIGYYLSTVPGIETEEQLLEKTTMYSSEIGYVFIAIGVFVVGFFIYHALKKKK, from the coding sequence ATGGAGTCAGTTGCTTTTATACAATGGTGCTTAGAACACCTAAACTATTGGACAATAACACTATTGATGGCTATAGAAAGCTCATTTTTACCATTCCCATCAGAAGTAGTAGTACCTCCTGCCGCCTATAAAGCAGCAGTAAGTAATGAGCTAAATATTTTTCTAGTTGTTATTTTCGCTACAATAGGAGCAAATATTGGAGCTCTTATCAATTATTATTTAGCAAAATTTTTAGGACGCCCCATCATATACAAGTTTGCCAATAGCAGATTTGGACATATGTGCCTCATCAATGAAGAAAAAGTTCAAAACGCAGAAGTCTATTTTGACAAACATGGAGCCATGTCAACCTTCATAGGAAGACTAATCCCTGCTGTTCGACAACTCATTTCGATACCTGCCGGATTAGCTCGCATGAAGCTCTCCACATTCCTACTATACACTACTCTAGGTGCAGGATTATGGAATGGTATATTAGCCGCTATCGGTTATTATTTATCGACAGTTCCAGGCATTGAAACAGAAGAGCAGCTTCTAGAAAAAACAACAATGTATAGTTCCGAAATAGGATATGTATTTATAGCTATTGGAGTGTTCGTTGTGGGCTTCTTTATTTACCATGCACTAAAGAAAAAGAAATAA
- a CDS encoding hypothetical protein (InterPro IPR019734~KEGG: bth:BT_1326 TPR domain-containing protein~SPTR: TPR-domain containing protein;~IMG reference gene:2504106853), whose product MNRKGFTQGSDQQIPPSLAYYEDSKAKDESLYLDSEEYAEIVSYYTGLKLFNEAEQAVKDGINIHPHSSKILLEEAYLYLEQNKVEFADEVIKQIPDQTDYYVLMVRADIALNQNKKQKAKEILDLIEEKEDIDAILDVVYLYMEYKIYDEVKKWLDLGKKEFNEDEEYILACADYFLATDQNQNAVINYNLLLDSDPYCNTYWWGLARALFELSEYNKCLEACDFGLVTDENFSAFYILKGQCFQQVNLYQQAISMFQEALDRDCLDKDLVNLLLSQSYANLHKEDGLENPEEEGIVSENEPNNFLKLITEQGSNIPLTNCTNNSNNKNQNKFADSLQNLYFQLNESENTPIVEDEVCTIIEKAFDAFDREDYATGSDLLIQAEQKAKTEKQLSKLANVYFLIGDHELAHRTLDMIQTQNDNSFVQYLKHGCLALLERNNEDILYWQSKAGISFHRDNLKEICDLLSKNEEHQLVKILLRHFAKLKE is encoded by the coding sequence ATGAATAGAAAAGGCTTTACTCAAGGGAGCGACCAACAGATTCCTCCATCCTTAGCTTATTATGAAGACTCAAAAGCTAAGGATGAGAGCCTTTACTTAGACTCTGAAGAGTATGCAGAAATCGTCAGTTACTATACCGGCTTAAAGCTCTTTAATGAAGCAGAACAAGCAGTAAAAGACGGCATAAACATACATCCTCATAGTTCGAAGATTTTACTAGAAGAAGCATATCTGTATCTAGAGCAAAACAAAGTAGAGTTTGCTGATGAAGTAATCAAACAAATTCCAGATCAAACAGACTATTATGTTCTTATGGTGAGAGCCGATATAGCACTCAATCAAAATAAGAAACAAAAAGCCAAAGAGATTCTCGATTTAATTGAAGAAAAAGAAGATATAGATGCTATTTTAGATGTAGTATATCTCTACATGGAATATAAAATCTACGACGAAGTAAAAAAATGGCTCGATCTAGGAAAAAAAGAATTTAATGAGGACGAAGAATACATTCTGGCATGTGCAGATTATTTTCTGGCAACAGACCAAAATCAGAATGCGGTTATAAATTATAACCTATTACTGGATTCCGATCCTTATTGTAATACTTACTGGTGGGGGTTAGCAAGAGCCCTCTTTGAATTATCTGAATATAATAAATGTTTAGAAGCTTGTGATTTTGGATTAGTTACGGATGAAAACTTCAGTGCCTTTTATATTTTAAAGGGGCAGTGCTTTCAACAAGTTAATCTATATCAGCAAGCTATTTCTATGTTTCAAGAAGCATTAGATAGGGACTGCTTAGATAAAGATTTAGTTAATTTACTACTTAGCCAGTCTTATGCGAATCTGCACAAAGAAGATGGACTAGAAAACCCAGAGGAAGAAGGGATAGTAAGCGAAAATGAGCCCAATAATTTTTTAAAACTTATTACAGAACAAGGCTCAAATATCCCACTAACAAATTGTACTAATAACAGTAACAACAAAAATCAAAATAAGTTTGCTGATAGCTTACAAAATCTTTATTTTCAATTGAATGAGAGTGAAAACACTCCAATAGTAGAAGATGAAGTTTGTACTATCATAGAAAAAGCTTTTGATGCTTTTGACAGAGAAGATTACGCTACAGGTTCAGATTTGCTAATACAAGCCGAACAAAAGGCAAAAACAGAAAAACAACTCAGTAAACTAGCAAATGTCTATTTTTTGATAGGCGACCATGAGTTGGCTCATCGCACTCTAGATATGATTCAAACGCAAAACGACAACAGCTTTGTGCAATACTTAAAACATGGATGCCTTGCCCTATTAGAGAGAAACAATGAAGACATCTTATATTGGCAATCAAAAGCAGGAATTAGCTTTCATCGTGATAACTTAAAAGAGATTTGTGATTTACTTAGTAAAAACGAAGAGCACCAGTTGGTAAAAATTCTATTAAGACATTTTGCTAAATTAAAAGAATAA